Within Parafrankia irregularis, the genomic segment GAAATTCTATACCGCCGCATGTCGGCCTGGGCATGGAAACCTACACTTCTCTAGGGAGATCGAACTCGCCATCGACGGCGCCGCGCAGGAACGCGTCCCATCCCTGGGAGGTGAACGTGAGGATCGGCCCGGAAGGATCTTTCGAGTCACGAACCGAGACCGTCACGCCGAGGCGGACCTCGACGCAGTTGCCTCCGGAGGAGTTCGAGTGGCTGCTCTTGATCCAGACTGGCCCTGGTTCAGCCGAGGTCATCAGCTACCTTCCTGATCATTTCGAGGGACTGCTGCGGTCGTAGGGCAATGGCTCGGATGAGGTCCATGCGGGCGACATATCGGCGGACGTCTGCGGGTCGTTCGACGTAGATCGCGCT encodes:
- a CDS encoding DUF397 domain-containing protein, whose product is MTSAEPGPVWIKSSHSNSSGGNCVEVRLGVTVSVRDSKDPSGPILTFTSQGWDAFLRGAVDGEFDLPREV